Proteins encoded in a region of the Amia ocellicauda isolate fAmiCal2 chromosome 19, fAmiCal2.hap1, whole genome shotgun sequence genome:
- the LOC136715036 gene encoding doublesex- and mab-3-related transcription factor B1-like has product MPPPGSSLDPSPEPKPVRTPKCARCRNHGYTVQLKGHSGKCRFFCCLCWKCSLITERTKIMATQRRIKRLAKEEPADPPRHPGGHGDHAGAVGVQGGGQGDAPRPGSVIRRDPGRAALGGPPSPGAVLGDPRLQSSHGRGGSGGRGGGLGVEGHQLRGSPWGSLLGRDLQDSACQVLGRHPPHFPKDYVIAEVSQREMYPGEVLSVPFPVKLYSRFPGGCSCQTILVNVPPGPAPFEEPPVPAGFPPLQPGSVPYCPESTQDGRVPFFPAQSARPGASPDRLQPLGQYPYPAPVLPREREQAADIS; this is encoded by the exons ATGCCGCCCCCGGGGAGCAGTCTCGACCCGTCTCCCGAGCCCAAGCCGGTCCGGACCCCGAAATGCGCCCGCTGCCGCAACCACGGCTACACGGTGCAGCTCAAGGGCCACTCGGGGAAGTGCCGCTTCTTCTGCTGCCTGTGCTGGAAGTGCTCCCTCATCACCGAGAGGACCAAGATCATGGCCACCCAGAGGCGCATCAAGAGGCTGGCAAAGGAGGAGCCGGCTGATCCGCCTCGACACCCCGGGGGCCACGGCGACCATGCGGGCGCGGTGGGAGTCCAGGGCGGCGGTCAGGGCGACGCACCCCGGCCGGGCTCCGTGATCAGGCGCGACCCAGGGAGGGCGGCACTGGGGGGCCCGCCGAGCCCCGGGGCTGTGCTGGGCGACCCCCGACTGCAGTCCAGCCACGGCCGCGGTGGCAGCGGGGGAAGGGGCGGCGGGCTGGGCGTGGAGGGCCACCAGCTCCGCGGCAGCCCGTGGGGCTCATTATTAGGCAGGGATTTGCAAGACAGCGCCTGCCAGGTGCTGGGAAGAC ACCCTCCTCATTTCCCTAAAGATTACGTCATCGCCGAGGTCTCCCAGCGAGAGATGTACCCCGGCGAGGTGCTGAGCGTGCCGTTCCCCGTGAAGCTGTACTCGCGCTTCCCCGGCGGCTGCTCCTGCCAGACCATCTTGGTCAACGTGCCGCCCGGCCCAGCGCCATTCGAGGAGCCCCCCGTGCCAGCCGGCTTCCCGCCCTTACAGCCGGGCAGCGTGCCGTACTGCCCCGAGTCCACACAG GATGGCCGAGTTCCCTTCTTCCCAGCCCAGTCGGCACGGCCCGGAGCCTCCCCGGACAGACTGCAGCCCCTGGGACAATACCCCTACCCCGCGCCCGTCCTGcccagagagagggagcaggcCGCAG ACATCAGCTGA
- the dmrt2b gene encoding doublesex- and mab-3-related transcription factor 2b — MSTGRPHACRAECLEEDVDVESLDGPAGRGSPQPPQPPQTRRPSRSPKCARCRNHGVVSRLRGHKRACRWRDCACANCLLVLERQRVMAAQVALRRQQAAESQVKKDSNGLPVSAPTRRPTYQRYPRPPSLLAKSILEGYKPPAVEDSAWSKRAHFPPLSERMRKRRAFADKELNCVMLEREFRQRELEDLKMLNAVVPAAPTTRCCTAPEPVPAAYWPFFKNSPLLLECGSHCCPAEGVIHAAATECGYDGPLAMEHVDLCRVWGRSRCCQEGQECCAPPPPPHLERRSDFDNTALYLTYRKNEDIPAPRILPNIEPACVSKPCLTDPGRGVCQGGFHVTKFCGFIPISNECKDTTDQGHDSDRTSAKSPAPLGVRTLPFSVDSLLRN; from the exons ATGTCCACGGGCCGACCCCACGCGTGCAGAGCGGAGTGCCTGGAGGAGGACGTGGACGTGGAGAGCCTGGACGGGCCGGCCGGCCGGGGGTCCCCGCAGCCCCCGCAGCCCCCGCAGACCCGCCGCCCGAGCCGCAGCCCCAAGTGCGCGCGCTGCCGCAACCACGGCGTGGTCTCGCGCCTGCGGGGCCACAAGAGGGCGTGCCGCTGGCGGGACTGCGCCTGCGCCAACTGCCTGCTGGTGCTGGAGCGCCAGCGCGTCATGGCGGCCCAGGTGGCGCTGAGGAGGCAGCAGGCCGCCGAG TCACAGGTGAAGAAAGACTCCAACGGCCTCCCAGTTTCGGCTCCCACCAGAAGACCGACCTACCAGCGTTACCCCAGGCCACCCAGTCTCCTCGCCAAGAGCATCCTCGAAG GATATAAGCCCCCCGCCGTCGAGGACTCGGCCTGGTCCAAGAGAGCGCACTTCCCCCCGCTGAGCGAGAGGATGAGGAAGAGGCGTGCCTTCGCTGACAAGGAGCTGAACTGCGTCATGTTGGAAAGGGAGTTTCGACAGAGAGAGCTGGAGGATCTCAAGATGCTGAACGCCGTGGTACCCGCTGCCCCGACCACCCGCTGTTGCACGGCTCCAGAACCTGTGCCGGCCGCGTACTGGCCCTTTTTTAAAAACAGCCCTTTGCTGCTGGAGTGCGGGTCTCACTGCTGCCCCGCTGAGGGGGTGATCCACGCTGCGGCGACCGAGTGCGGCTACGACGGCCCGCTCGCGATGGAGCACGTGGACCTGTGCAGGGTTTGGGGGCGTTCACGGTGTTGTCAGGAAGGCCAGGAGTGCTGTGCGCCGCCGCCACCGCCACACCTGGAGCGGCGGAGTGATTTTGACAATACGGCCCTGTATCTCACGTATCGTAAGAACGAGGACATCCCTGCGCCTCGTATCCTTCCAAATATAGAGCCGGCCTGCGTATCAAAGCCCTGCCTCACCGACCCGGGCCGTGGGGTCTGCCAGGGAGGTTTCCATGTCACTAAATTTTGCGGGTTTATCCCCATTTCAAACGAGTGCAAAGACACCACGGACCAGGGGCACGACTCAGACCGGACCTCCGCCAAAAGCCCGGCCCCGCTCGGGGTGCGGACCCTGCCCTTCTCAGTGGACTCGCTCCTGAGAAACTGA